From one Choloepus didactylus isolate mChoDid1 chromosome 24, mChoDid1.pri, whole genome shotgun sequence genomic stretch:
- the LOC119519752 gene encoding T-cell-specific guanine nucleotide triphosphate-binding protein 2-like yields MSPEEEGSASVGAVETTLKKTPYKHPKYSNVTFWDLPGTGTPNFFPETYLEKVEFANYDFFIIISSSRFKLNEAVLAQKIKEKGKNFYLVRSKVDSDLYNEEKSRPRSFKKDRVLQHIRDNCLENLSDIGVSEPRIFLISNFDRTDFDFPSLEETLLKELPAHKRHTFALLLPSLSEAAIELKRDFIKEKIWLEALKSAALALFSFMPMISGFDLPEQEKCLHLYQSYFGLDDKSLSEIAENLGISVQDIKSSMKSLNFWLLVKDDSIAANALQCVESYCSKSGGIPSTVFQLFKTYFIQLKFLNAVADDAKLLLQKTLQCCSGRECGECGVTSK; encoded by the exons ATGAG TCCTGAAGAGGAGGGTTCCGCAAGTGTGGGTGCTGTGGAGACCACTCTGAAGAAAACTCCGTATAAGCATCCAAAATATTCAAACGTGACCTTCTGGGACCTTCCTGGAACTGGGACCcctaatttttttccagaaacataTTTAGAAAAGGTAGAATTTGCTAACTATGACTTCTTCATCATCATTTCTTCCTCACGGTTCAAGTTAAATGAAGCTGTGCTGGCCCAGAAAAtcaaggagaaagggaagaatttCTACCTTGTTAGGAGCAAAGTAGACAGTGATTTATACAATGAAGAGAAAAGCAGACCGAGGTCCTTCAAAAAGGACAGAGTCCTCCAGCATATTCGAGACAACTGCCTGGAAAACCTCAGTGACATTGGAGTGTCTGAGCCCCGCATCTTCTTGATCTCCAACTTTGACCGGACTGACTTTGATTTTCCAAGCCTGGAGGAGACTCTGCTGAAGGAGCTCCCTGCACACAAGCGTCACACCTTTGCCCTCCTGCTGCCCAGTCTGTCTGAAGCTGCCATTGAGCTGAAGAGAGATTTCATTAAGGAGAAGATCTGGCTGGAAGCCCTGAAGTCTGCAGCTTTGGCCTTATTCTCCTTCATGCCCATGATCAGTGGCTTTGATTTACCAGAGCAGGAGAAGTGCTTGCACCTTTACCAAAGCTATTTTGGTCTGGATGATAAATCACTCAGTGAGATTGCTGAGAACCTGGGCATATCTGTGCAGGACATCAAGAGCTCCATGAAGTCCTTGAATTTTTGGTTACTTGTGAAGGATGACAGCATAGCAGCAAATGCCCTGCAATGTGTTGAATCCTACTGCTCCAAGAGTGGAGGCATCCCATCTACTGTCTTCCAGTTGTTTAAAACCTACTTTATACAGTTGAAATTCCTCAATGCAGTGGCTGATGATGCTAAACTTCTCTTGCAGAAAACTTTGCAGTGCTGCAGTGGGAGAGAATGTGGTGAATGTGGTGTCACTTCTAAGTGA